DNA from Aliarcobacter skirrowii CCUG 10374:
TCTAGTCAAGATGTTATAGATATGTTTAATCTTTTAACAACTCATATAAAAAAGTTTCTCTCTACAAAGGTTTTGGATATTTCATACAATAATTTTTTTACAATAACTACAAATAAAGCTATTATTGAAGCAAAAAAAGTTGTAGTTGCTAGTGGAGGCTTATCTTACGCCTCTTTGGGGGCTTCAACTATCGCTTTTGATATTGCAAAAAAGTTTGATCATACAATAGTTGATTTAAATCCAGCACTTGTAGGTTTTACAGTTCAAAAAGAGCAGTTTTGGTTTAAAGATTTATCAGGACTTTCAATATTTGTAAATATATTTGTTGAAGATAAAAAAATAGAGGGAAATCTACTTTTTGCTCATAAAGGTTTTAGTGGACCAGCTGTTTTAAGTAGCTCTTTGTATTGGAAAAAGGGAAAAATAGCAATTGATTTTTTACCAAATATTAATATTGAAAAACTTTTAATGGGAAATAAAAATATATCAACAGCCTTGCCTTTGCCAAAAAGGTTTACTCAAGAGTTTTTAAAATCGATAAATTTAGATGATAAACCTTGTTCAAAATTAGACAAAGAGGAGATTGAGAGTTTGAAAATATTAAAAAAATATAGTTTTGCTCCTGCTGGGAATTTTGGATATACAAAAGCAGAAGTTACAAAAGGTGGCATCTGTACAGATGAGATAGATCATAAAACATTTGAGAGTTTAAAACAAAAAGATTTGTATTTTATAGGAGAGTGTTTGAATTTAACGGGAGAGTTGGGTGGATTTAATTTTCAAATTGTATTTTCCCAAGCTTATTTATGCGCAAAAGAGCAAAATAATTTTTAAGTATATTTTAGCTACTCTTTAGAATTTAATAGAGCCTAGGAGAAGAGATGTTTTTTAACAACAAAGAAAAAGATGAAAAAATTAAAAACTTAGAACTTGAAATAAGAGCTTTAAAAACTGAACTTATCCAAAAAGATGAGCTAGTTACAAAAGAGTTTGATAAACTTAAAAAAGAGTTTGATAATGCACTTAATAAAAAAGATGAAGAGATTGAACTTTTTAAAAAAATATCAACACTTTCAATAGAAGAGGGAATGGCTGTATTTGATGAAAATGATAAACTTTTCTTTGCAAATAGTGTTACTAAAACAAATTTAAGTGATTTTTCTCCTATTATTGAAGCAGTTAAAAGAGGAGAAGATAGAGTTATTTTACAAGAGTGCGAAGCTGAAGCTGTTGCTAAAAAATTCAAAAACTATACACTCGTTGCTTTGAGAAAAACATCAATTCACGACAATAAAGAGGGTGGGCTTTTAGCAAGACACAATAAAAATGTTACAAAATCTTTAAGCGATACTCAAACTACATATTTAAGTCTTTTAGAAGAGTTACAATCTATGCAAAAAGAGTCAAATGAGACAGCATATGGTTCAACAAAAGGTTTAAATCTTATTAAAGAGATAGTTTCATATACAGACAATCTTCACAGTGAAATTGAAAGCGAAAATGAAGTTGTAAATTCACTTGTTGTAAAGAGTCAAGATATAGCTTCTGTTATAAATATTATTCAAGAAATAGCTTTCCAAACAAATATTTTATCTCTTAATGCTGCTGTTGAAGCAGCAACTGCTGGTGAAGCTGGAAAAGGTTTTGCTGTTGTTGCTCAAGAGGTACGAAATCTAGCTAGTAGAAGTGCTGATGCTGCTAAACAGATAAAAGATGTTGTTACAACAATTCAGCATGAAACAGAGAAGATAAAAACTAGTTCAGATGTTGTTATAAATGTTGTAAATGAGACAAAAACTAGAATTGATACTCTAAGTGGTTTAATGAATAATTTCCAAAAAAATTCAAATAGAGCGGTTTATGAAGTTGAGAGTATTTCAAATAAGATATTTATAAATCTTGCAAAACTAGATCATGTTATTTATAAAAACAATCTATATCAATTGATTTTTGGAAATCCAAATAACTTTAAAGCAGTTGATCATACGCAGTGTAGATTAGGTCAATGGTATAATACAGGACTTGGAAAACAAGAGTTTAGCTTTGTGGCTTCATATAAAGGTTTAGATAATCCTCACGCAGTTGTACACAAAGAGGCAAATATTTTAGCAAAAGAGTGTTCAGGAAATGAGATATCTTGTTCAAAAGAACTAATTGAAGAGAAGATAGAGTTAGTTGAAAATGCTAGTGAAAAAGTGTTTGTATATTTAGATAAAATTTTGGAAGAGAAAAACAATGCAGTTATGAAAGATGCTGCAACAAAATTATTTAATAAAGGAGCAAAAAATGGAAAATAGAAAATTTAGTATAGCAATAGTTGATGATGAAACAGAGATTTTAGATCTTTTAAATAGATTTTTAAGTAGAAATCCAAAATTCAAAGTTTCATCTTTTTCAAATCCTCTTACATTTTTAACTAGCAATGATAGTTCAAAATATGATTTAGTGCTTTTAGATATTATGATGCCACAAATGAATGGAATTGATGTTTTAGAAAAAATTAGAGACAAAGGCGAAGATCAAAAAGTTATTATGATGACAGCATATTCAACTTTAGATAAAGTTCTAAAATCTCATAAAGAGGGGGCAACTCACTATATAATGAAACCATTTAGTTCTCTTGAAGCTTTGGAGAAACAAGTATTAGAAATACTAAATGAGAATTAATTAATGAATAAAATAAGGTATGTGATACTCTTTTTTTTAGTAGTAATTACAATTATATTTTCATTAAACTATTTAAAAAATAGTGATTTTGAAAAAGTAAATTTACAAATCAAAGATAAGATATTAAAAGATTATGAACTTCTATTAAAAGAGCTTGAAGATACCGCTGAATTTGTCTATTTTACAGAGATTATTAAAAGTAATAAAATTGTTGATATTATAAGTAGTGAAAAAAATGAGATGAGGCTTAAAAATCTTCTTTATGATGCAATTGAAGCTGAATACTCATATTATACTACTTTGGGAGTTTTTGATATTAGTTTTTATAGTGTTGATGGTGTTCAAATTTTAAATTTCAAAGATCCACTTACTATTTCACTAATTGAGAAAGTTATAAATAGTAAAAAAGAGCAAAAAGCATATAAAAATATCTCAGATGAGGGATATTTGGTCTTTTCAAAACCAATATTTGATAAAAATTTAAACCTCATATCTATAATGAACATAGAGTTTGATTTAGATTTGGTTTTGGAAAAACTTGAACAAAACTCATCACAATTTAAATTTAAAAAACTATTTGCATCTAAACTACAAGAAGAAGATTTCTCTTTATATTTAACAAATAAAAATAGTATAAAAAAATTAGAAAAAGCTTTTGAAAATAGAGAAAATAAGACATTTGTTGTTAAAAAAGATGGCAATAAAAATGTTTTAACTTTTGCATTTGTATCATATTTAGAGTTTTATCAAGACTCTTTGTATTTGGTTTATTATAATAAATCAGATAAAAAAATTGCAAAGATAGATGATTTTTATGGCTACTTACTTATCTCTTTTAGTATATTTGTTGTTATTTTGATTTTCATTTTGGCATATTTATTACAAATAAAAAGAAAAAAAGATATTTTGCAACTAAAATATGATGAGCTTTCAAATATTATTGATAACCATATTTTAAAAATAGATTTTGATTTAGATGGAAAAATAACAAGTGCTTCAAAAGCATTTTGCAAAAGTTCTGGTTACTCAAAGGATGAGATAATTGGAAAAAATATTGATCTTTTAAGACATGATGATGTATCTGAAAATTTTTATAAAAAGTTAAAAAAAGATTTAGAGATACTTCATACTTGGCAAGGTGAGATTAAAAATAGAGATAAATTTGGAAATACCTACTGGGTAAGATTGAAAATTTTCTCTATATATGATATTAAAAATAGGCATATTGGTTATAGTTCAATTAGAACAGATATTACAGATACAAAACAACTTGAAAAGATGAATAAACTTTTAAAAGAGGATTTATCAAATAGATTAAATGAGTTAAGACTTCTTGATAAAGATATAAAAGATGATGCAAAGATATCATTTTTATCAAAAATTATGGACTCTATCTCTCATCAGTGGCAACAGTCAATATCGAAAATATCTTATGAATTAGATAGAGCTAGCGATGAGAAAAATTTTGATGAGAATTCAATTGAAATTTTACAAAGTAGAGTAAAAAAAGAGCTTCATAATCTATCTTTTATATTAAATGATACAAAAAAAATATTTAACTTCTCAAGTGAGAGAAGAGCAAATTTAAGTTCAGTTTTAACTAGTATTAATCACAATTTAAAACAGAATCTTAAAAATTTAAATACAAATTTATCTTTTGATATTGATGAGAGTATTGATTTACAAATTAGCTCTTTTGAACTAAAATCTATTATTCAAAATATAATTTTATTTATATTAGATCAGATAAATACTTATGATATAAAAAAAGCAAATATAAAAATTTCTACAACAATAATTTTAGATGAGATTACAATTAAAATTACTGAAGATATTGAAAATGAAGCTAAAAGGGAGTTTCTTGATGATATTTTAAATAAGATAGATGATACTTATTTAGATTCACAAATACATTTGGCAAAGCTGTTAATTGATAAAAATAGAGCTATTTTTTGGTGTAAAAATAGTGAAAAAGAGACAACATATTATATAAAAATTAAAAAAGCGAAATAATGCGATTAGCTTTCTACATTAAGATATTTTTTACATTTTTGATATTTTTTCTCTTTTTATTTGCATTTTTTTTAAACTCATTTTATAACTACCATAGCAGTTATATTCAAACAAATAATCAACAAATTTC
Protein-coding regions in this window:
- a CDS encoding PAS domain-containing protein — its product is MNKIRYVILFFLVVITIIFSLNYLKNSDFEKVNLQIKDKILKDYELLLKELEDTAEFVYFTEIIKSNKIVDIISSEKNEMRLKNLLYDAIEAEYSYYTTLGVFDISFYSVDGVQILNFKDPLTISLIEKVINSKKEQKAYKNISDEGYLVFSKPIFDKNLNLISIMNIEFDLDLVLEKLEQNSSQFKFKKLFASKLQEEDFSLYLTNKNSIKKLEKAFENRENKTFVVKKDGNKNVLTFAFVSYLEFYQDSLYLVYYNKSDKKIAKIDDFYGYLLISFSIFVVILIFILAYLLQIKRKKDILQLKYDELSNIIDNHILKIDFDLDGKITSASKAFCKSSGYSKDEIIGKNIDLLRHDDVSENFYKKLKKDLEILHTWQGEIKNRDKFGNTYWVRLKIFSIYDIKNRHIGYSSIRTDITDTKQLEKMNKLLKEDLSNRLNELRLLDKDIKDDAKISFLSKIMDSISHQWQQSISKISYELDRASDEKNFDENSIEILQSRVKKELHNLSFILNDTKKIFNFSSERRANLSSVLTSINHNLKQNLKNLNTNLSFDIDESIDLQISSFELKSIIQNIILFILDQINTYDIKKANIKISTTIILDEITIKITEDIENEAKREFLDDILNKIDDTYLDSQIHLAKLLIDKNRAIFWCKNSEKETTYYIKIKKAK
- a CDS encoding response regulator, producing MENRKFSIAIVDDETEILDLLNRFLSRNPKFKVSSFSNPLTFLTSNDSSKYDLVLLDIMMPQMNGIDVLEKIRDKGEDQKVIMMTAYSTLDKVLKSHKEGATHYIMKPFSSLEALEKQVLEILNEN
- a CDS encoding NAD(P)/FAD-dependent oxidoreductase, with product MVGAGASGLMFASNLDKKKFKNICLIDSNDKIGQKIKVSGGAKCNITNEFVSENNYLGDRDFAKDILKRFSKDDLLRFLNKNQLFPKINPKIVKGTYFCNSSQDVIDMFNLLTTHIKKFLSTKVLDISYNNFFTITTNKAIIEAKKVVVASGGLSYASLGASTIAFDIAKKFDHTIVDLNPALVGFTVQKEQFWFKDLSGLSIFVNIFVEDKKIEGNLLFAHKGFSGPAVLSSSLYWKKGKIAIDFLPNINIEKLLMGNKNISTALPLPKRFTQEFLKSINLDDKPCSKLDKEEIESLKILKKYSFAPAGNFGYTKAEVTKGGICTDEIDHKTFESLKQKDLYFIGECLNLTGELGGFNFQIVFSQAYLCAKEQNNF
- a CDS encoding CZB domain-containing protein, producing MYKNNLYQLIFGNPNNFKAVDHTQCRLGQWYNTGLGKQEFSFVASYKGLDNPHAVVHKEANILAKECSGNEISCSKELIEEKIELVENASEKVFVYLDKILEEKNNAVMKDAATKLFNKGAKNGK